The nucleotide sequence CGTCCATCGTGTCGGGGTTGCCCGCCTTGCCGATGCCGGTGATCCGTCCTTCCCTGATGCCGATGTCGGCCTTGACGATGCCCCAGTGGTCGATGACGAGCGCGCCGGTGATCACGGTGTCCGGCGCGCCCTGCGCCCGGGTCGTACGGGACTGGCCCATCGACTCGCGGATCACCTTGCCGCCGCCGAACACCGCCTCGTCGCCCGCGAGTCCTGGACCGCCGCTGCGGTCCTCCTCGATCTCGACGAGCAGCTCGGTGTCGGCGAGACGGACCCGGTCGCCGGTGGTGGGGCCGAACAGGTCGGCGTACACCGGGCGGGAGAGCTCAGCCATCGAGGGGACCTCCGGTCTGTGCCCGCAGGCCGGGGACGACACGCCGTCCGGCGAGCGGGACGAGGGTGATGTCGACGGGGATGCCGGGCTCGAAGCGGACGGCGGTGCCCGCCGCGATGTTCAGCCGCTTGCCGTGCGCGGCGGCCCGGTCGAATTCGAGGCCGGGGTTGACCTCGGCGAAGTGGTAGTGCGAGCCGATCTGGACCGGCCGGTCGGCCACGTTGACGACGGTGAGCGCGGTGACGTCGCGGCCGTCGTTGAGGACGATGTCCCCGTCGCCGTACAGGATCTCTCCGGGAATCACGGGCGGTTCCTTCCCGTCAGACGATCGGGTCATGGACGGTGACGAGCTTCGTGCCGTCCGGGAAGGTGGCCTCCACCTGCACTTCGTGGATCATCTCGGGGATCCCGTCCATCACGTCGGCGCGGCCGAGCACCGTACGGCCCGAGGCCATCAGCTCGGCTACGGTACGGCCGTCCCTGGCGCCTTCGAGCAGGTGTGAGGTGATCAGGGCGACGGCCTCGGGGTGGTTGAGCCGCAGTCCGCGCGCCCTGCGCTTCTCCGCCACGTCCGCTGCCACATGGATGAGCAGGCGTTCCTGCTCGTGCGGGGTCAGTTGCATGTCTCCACCTCACCGTGTCCGGCCCGTGGATGGCCGGACATTGCAGGTTAGAGGCGAAGTTTTTCCGGCGCGTTAACTGATCATGCTCTACCGCTGGTCACGCGGGTGCTCGGAGCGGTGCTGCCCGGGGTGGTGGGCGGCGATGCCGAAGCGGGCCGGTTCGCCGGGAGCGGAGGGTCCCTGGCCGACGGACGAGACGGACCGGATCACCTGCTCCTCCTCCCGCTCCCGCTGCTCCTCCTGTGCCTCCTCGCGCTCAAGTCGCGCCAGGTCTGCGGCGGACACCAGGGCCACGAGCGGCTTGCCGTGCCGGGTCACGACCACGCGCTCGTCCCCGTAGACGACGCGGTTGATCAGGTCTGCCAGCTCTGCCCGGGCTTGCGTCACCGGAATCTCATAGGCCATGCTCCCCATGTTACGTGTTGTACGTCCTGTACATTTTCTACAGAGCGCCGCATGAGGAGAGCCATGCCCATGAACCGCCCTTCGGCCCGCTACGTTCTGCCCGAGTTCTCCGAGCGGACCAGCAACGGGACCCGCACGCTCGATCCGTACTCCAAGCTGTTCGAGGAGCGGATCGTCTTCCTCGGCACCGCACTCGACGACACCTCGGCCAACGACGTGATCGCCCAACTGCTGCATCTCGAATACGCGGCGCCCGACCGGGACATCTGTCTGTACATCAACTCGCCGGGCGGCTCGATCAGCGCCATGTCGGCCATCTACGACACGCTGCAGATGATCACCTGCGACGTGGAGACCACCTGTCTCGGCCAGGCCGTCTCCACGGCGGCCGTGCTGCTGGCCGCAGGCGCCCCGGGCAAGCGGATGGCGCTGCCGGGCGCCCGGATCGTGCTCCAGCAACCCGGCTTCGAGGAGCCCGTCCAGGGCCAGCCGTCCGACCTGGCGATCCACGCCGGGGAGTTGCTGCGCCAGCGGGCCATGCTGGCGGGCATCCTCGTCCGCCACACCGGCCAGGACGACGCGCGGGTGGCGGTCGACATCGAGCGGGACACGATCTTCGACGCGGCCGGCGCCAAGGCGTACGGGCTGGTCGACCACGTGGTCCGCAACCGCAAGACGTCACCGAGCGTCCCCGGGCCGGCCGGCGGCCGGTGAGCCGCGCCCCCCGTTCGGACGCGCCGACGGCGACACGCCCCGCACGTTCGGCGTAGGAGACGCGACGACCGGTTGACGGGCGCGAGTTGCGGGACGCGGCGGAGGTTTGCCGGGCGCGCCGCGCTCGCGCCGCAGGTGGGGCCCTCGGCGGCGGGGCGTGGGCGGCGACTGATCGTCATCCGGATCACCGGATGGGTCAAAAGTGACGTATTTCACATATCACTATTTCAACTCGGAAAACGCCCCGTGCCGGGACACGATCCCTGGGTGACAGGTCGCAAGACCCCGCCACCACGGCGGGGCGGTCCGGGCGGACGCCGAGTCCTGCCGCCGTCCGGATGCCTGGTCGACATGAGTGGATCGGCAGGAGTGGAGGACCCGAGCAGTACGGGACGGCCCGGAAACGAGTCTCCCTCGGGGTGAAGCCGCCGCGGCGGCCGGGCAACTTCGCCAGCCCGAACCCGACAGGTCATCCTTCACAGGCGGCTGACGAAGGGTTGCGCATGACTGCGCAGACACATGTCCCGTCCTTGCTCTCACGGGCCCGTACCGTCTCGGGTCTGACGCTCGTCGCCGTCGGCGGCATGCTGCTGGCGCCGGGTGCGGCCGCCGAGGCGCATGCCGCCACGCTGGCGACCAAGGCGCTGCAGATCGCCGCGTCGAAGAAGGGGGCTCCCTATCAGTGGGGGGCGTCGGGTCCTAGACGCTTCGACTGCTCAGGGCTGACGCTCTATTCGTACAAACAGGCGGGGAAGAAGCTCCCGCGCACGACGCAGCAGCAGTACAACAACACCAGGCATGTCCCGGCCGCCGGACGGCGCCAGGGCGACCTGGTGTTCTTCCATTCCGGGCGCAGCGTCTACCACGTGGGGATCTACGCGGGCAGCGGCAAGATCTGGCACTCGCCGAAGACGGGCGCCGTGGTGCGGCTCGAACGGATCTGGTCCAAGAGCGTCTGGTACGGCCGGGTGCGCTGAACCGGGCGGCGGTGCTCAGGTCTGCACGACGACGGGCCACGGCAGGGCGATCCAGACCGTCTTGCCGCCCTCCGCCGTCGGGACGACGGTCATCCGGCCGCCGCATTCGGCCGCGAGCCAGCGGATGATGACCATGCCCCGGCCGTTGTCCTGCTGGACCGCCGCAGGCAGCCGCTGCGGCCAGCGGGGATGACTGTCCGTGACGCCGATCCGCAGCTGCTCGTGGCGTTCGAGGCGGATGTCCACCGTGAAGGTGGGTGACTGGCCGAAGGTGTGCTGGACGGCGTTGGTCGCCAGTTCCGAGACGATCAGGCGGACCGTTTCGGCGGTGTCCGCCTCGCCGGGCAGTCCCCACTCGGCGAGGACGTCGGCGACGTATCTGCGAGCGGCCGGCACCGAGACCGGATCGCTCGGCAGGGTGACGGATGCTTCCTGATGGTCTGCCATGACGACGCTGTCCCTTTCCCGCCGGATCCGATATCCGGCACAGAACGGTTGACTGCGCGGAGGGCTCCGGATCCGTCCTCCACGTCAGAGTGTCACTCATCGTGCCTCCGCCCCGACCAATCCACCGAGATATGCATATATCTGTCGCTCGAAGCGGTGAACTCTGCGACGCGAGAGCGTATTTGGGCGGCCGAAAGATACCTTCTCCGCGATATGGCCGTAACGGGGGCGGAGAAGGGGAGTTGATCATGCGCAACGGTCCGGCGGTACGCCGCCGCAGACTCGGCGAGGAGTTACGCAGACTGCGCCGCGAGGCGGGTCTCACCAGCGACGAGACGGCGCGGCTGCTCGGCTGGCACCAGTCGAAGGTGAGCCGGATCGAGACGGGCGTCAGCGGGGTGAAGGAAGCGGATCTGCCCAGGCTGTTGGACGCGTTGGGGGTCACCGACAGCCGATTGCGCTCCCTGCTCGGCACCTTGGCGGGCGCGGCGGGCGGCGGCCAGGGGTGGTGGCAGGCGTACGGCGGGGTGATCCCGCCCCGGTACCGGGACTTCATCAGCCTGGAGTCGCAGGCCCGCACGGCGCGCACGCTGGAGACCTCGGTGGTGCCGGGGCTGTTGCAGACGCCCGGCTACGCACGGGCGGTGACCCGGGCGGCGCTGGACGGCCCGCCGGCCACGACGGTCGACTCCCTGGTGGAGGTGCGGCTCGCCCGCCAGGAGGTGCTGCGCGCGCCGGATCCGCTGGCGCTGCACGCGGTGCTCGACGAGGCGGTCCTGCGGCGTGAGGTGGGCGGGCCCGGTGTGATGCGCGAGCAGTTGTGGACCTTGCGGAAACTCGCCGCACTCCCCCACATCCGGCTGCAGGTACTGCCGTTCAGCGTCGGCGGCTATGTCGGCCTCACCGGGCCTTTCGTAATCTTCTCTTTCCCGAACATTACCGATCTGGATTTGGTCGTTCTCGACCACTTGACGAGTAGCCTTTATTTGGAGCGGGAAGAAGACCTTGAGGCGTACTGCGCCGCGTTCCGCACGTTGGAGGCGCACGCCCTTTCGCCCGAGGATTCGCTGGATCTCATCGCCGGGATCGGTGACGGCGTTTAGGGAGCATCATGACCGCTTACCTCGCACACCCCACAGCGTGGCGGCGGAGCAGCCGCAGCGTAGGGATGAACAACTGCGTGGAGACGGCCCGCAAAGGCGCGGGCGAACTCGCCGTTCGTGATTCGAAGAACGTGACCCGCCCGCACTTGTCCTTCTCCGCCGAAGCCTGGAGCTGTTTCGTGTCGGCCCTGCGTGAGGAGGTGGTGGCCTACTGAGCGGCGACCGACACGATCGTCCGCACCGCCGTGTCGATCTGACGCTCCGTCAGATCGGCACGCGCGGTGAGCCGGATACGGGAGATGCCGTCGGGCACCGAGGGCGGCCGGAAGCAGCCGACCGAGACACCGGCGGCCCGGCAGTCCGCCGCCCAGCGGAACGCCGCCTCGGGCGACGGCGCCTGTACGGAGACGACGGCGGCGTCCGGACGTACGGCGGTCAGGCCCTCGGCGGTCAGCCGCCCGTGCAGGGTGCGCGCGACCTCCCTGGCGCGGGCGGCCAGAGCCGGCTCCGCACGCAGCAGCCGGAGGCTCGCCAGCGCGCCGCCGACCGCCGCCGGCGCGAGGCCGGTGTCGAAGATGAACGTACGGGCGGCGTTGACCAGATGGTCGACGACCCGGGCCGGGCCGAGGATCGCACCGCCCTGGCTGCCGAGCGACTTGGACAGTGTGAGGGTGGCGACCACCCCGGGCGCGCCCGCGACACCGGCCGCGTCCAGCGCGCCCCTGCCGCCCGCGCCCAGCACCCCGAAGCCGTGCGCGTCGTCGACCACCAGCGCGGCCCCGAGGTTTCGGCAGACGCCGGCCAGCTCGCCCAGCGGAGCGGCGTCGCCGTCCACCGAGAACACCCCGTCGCTGACCACCAGCGCGCGCCTGCCGCGCTCGGCCTCCAGCGTCTTGCGTACCGCTTCGGGCTCGGCGTGCGGGACGACGACGGTCTCCGCGCGGGAGAGCCGGCAGCCGTCCACGATCGAGGCGTGGTTGCCCGCGTCGGACACCAGCAGCGAGCCGCGCGCGGTCAGCGCCGTGAGCGCGGCGAGGTTGGCGGCGTAACCGGACGACAGGACGAGCGCCGCCTCGAATCCGCAGAACGCGGCCAGTTCGGCCTCCAGTTCGGCGTGCAGTTCGGTGCTGCCGGTCACCAGCCGTGAGCCGGTGGCGCCCGCGCCCCAGCGGCGGGCCGCTTCGGCGGCCGCGCCGGTGGTGACGGGATGCCGGGCGAGGCCCAGATAGTCGTTGCTCGCGAGGTCCAGCAGCGGGGAATCGGCCGGCCGCGGCCGGAGCGTACGGACCAGGCCCGACGTCTCGCGGGCGCGCGCCGCTTCGCCGGTCCAGTCGAACGGGTCCTGCTCCATGGGTCCGGTCCTTCTGTAGGTCCTTTTGTAGGCTGCGCACAGACCCTAAACCCGGCCGGACCAGGACAGGGTGTGGCCATACCCACACTTCGAAGTGGCGGAGTTGTCAGATTCCACCCTGGCATCAGGGTGCGGACGTAGGCGAAGATCGGCCCTATGGACCTGCTGAACACGCTGGTGGAGAAGGGCCTGCGGCGCGAGCCGCCGACCCGCGAAGAAGCGCTCGCCGTGCTGGCGACCTCCGACGACGACCTGCTGGAGGTGGTCGCTGCCGCGGGCAAGGTGCGCCGCCAGTGGTTCGGGCGGCGGGTGAAACTCAACTATCTGGTCAATCTCAAGTCCGGTCTGTGCCCGGAGGACTGCTCGTACTGCTCGCAGCGGCTCGGCTCGACCGCCGAGATCCTCAAGTACACCTGGCTGAAGCCGGAAGAGGCGTCGAAGGCGGCTGCCGCCGGGGTGGCGGGCGGCGCCAAGCGGGTCTGTCTGGTCGCGAGCGGGCGCGGTCCGACCGACCGTGACGTGGAGCGGGTCTCGGGCACGATCAAGGCCATCAAGGAAGAGAACGAGGGCGTCGAGGTCTGCGCGTGCCTCGGACTGCTGTCGGAGGGCCAGGGCGAGCGGCTGCGCGCCGCGGGCGCCGACGCGTACAACCACAACCTCAACACGTCCGAGGGGACGTACGGGGACATCACGACCACGCACACCTACGCCGACCGGGTCGAGACGGTGCGGCACGCCCAGGCGGCCGGGCTGTCCGCCTGCTCCGGGTTGATCGCCGGCATGGGCGAGAGCGACGCCGACCTGGTGGATGTCGTCTTCTCGCTGCGCGCGCTGGACCCGGACTCGGTGCCGGTCAACTTCCTCATCCCGGTGGAGGGCACGCC is from Streptomyces sp. NBC_00370 and encodes:
- a CDS encoding urease subunit beta, giving the protein MIPGEILYGDGDIVLNDGRDVTALTVVNVADRPVQIGSHYHFAEVNPGLEFDRAAAHGKRLNIAAGTAVRFEPGIPVDITLVPLAGRRVVPGLRAQTGGPLDG
- a CDS encoding urease subunit gamma, with product MQLTPHEQERLLIHVAADVAEKRRARGLRLNHPEAVALITSHLLEGARDGRTVAELMASGRTVLGRADVMDGIPEMIHEVQVEATFPDGTKLVTVHDPIV
- a CDS encoding type II toxin-antitoxin system Phd/YefM family antitoxin translates to MAYEIPVTQARAELADLINRVVYGDERVVVTRHGKPLVALVSAADLARLEREEAQEEQREREEEQVIRSVSSVGQGPSAPGEPARFGIAAHHPGQHRSEHPRDQR
- a CDS encoding ATP-dependent Clp protease proteolytic subunit, which gives rise to MNRPSARYVLPEFSERTSNGTRTLDPYSKLFEERIVFLGTALDDTSANDVIAQLLHLEYAAPDRDICLYINSPGGSISAMSAIYDTLQMITCDVETTCLGQAVSTAAVLLAAGAPGKRMALPGARIVLQQPGFEEPVQGQPSDLAIHAGELLRQRAMLAGILVRHTGQDDARVAVDIERDTIFDAAGAKAYGLVDHVVRNRKTSPSVPGPAGGR
- a CDS encoding C40 family peptidase, encoding MTAQTHVPSLLSRARTVSGLTLVAVGGMLLAPGAAAEAHAATLATKALQIAASKKGAPYQWGASGPRRFDCSGLTLYSYKQAGKKLPRTTQQQYNNTRHVPAAGRRQGDLVFFHSGRSVYHVGIYAGSGKIWHSPKTGAVVRLERIWSKSVWYGRVR
- a CDS encoding ATP-binding protein → MADHQEASVTLPSDPVSVPAARRYVADVLAEWGLPGEADTAETVRLIVSELATNAVQHTFGQSPTFTVDIRLERHEQLRIGVTDSHPRWPQRLPAAVQQDNGRGMVIIRWLAAECGGRMTVVPTAEGGKTVWIALPWPVVVQT
- a CDS encoding helix-turn-helix domain-containing protein; this translates as MRNGPAVRRRRLGEELRRLRREAGLTSDETARLLGWHQSKVSRIETGVSGVKEADLPRLLDALGVTDSRLRSLLGTLAGAAGGGQGWWQAYGGVIPPRYRDFISLESQARTARTLETSVVPGLLQTPGYARAVTRAALDGPPATTVDSLVEVRLARQEVLRAPDPLALHAVLDEAVLRREVGGPGVMREQLWTLRKLAALPHIRLQVLPFSVGGYVGLTGPFVIFSFPNITDLDLVVLDHLTSSLYLEREEDLEAYCAAFRTLEAHALSPEDSLDLIAGIGDGV
- a CDS encoding DUF397 domain-containing protein, whose product is MTAYLAHPTAWRRSSRSVGMNNCVETARKGAGELAVRDSKNVTRPHLSFSAEAWSCFVSALREEVVAY
- a CDS encoding 8-amino-7-oxononanoate synthase — its product is MEQDPFDWTGEAARARETSGLVRTLRPRPADSPLLDLASNDYLGLARHPVTTGAAAEAARRWGAGATGSRLVTGSTELHAELEAELAAFCGFEAALVLSSGYAANLAALTALTARGSLLVSDAGNHASIVDGCRLSRAETVVVPHAEPEAVRKTLEAERGRRALVVSDGVFSVDGDAAPLGELAGVCRNLGAALVVDDAHGFGVLGAGGRGALDAAGVAGAPGVVATLTLSKSLGSQGGAILGPARVVDHLVNAARTFIFDTGLAPAAVGGALASLRLLRAEPALAARAREVARTLHGRLTAEGLTAVRPDAAVVSVQAPSPEAAFRWAADCRAAGVSVGCFRPPSVPDGISRIRLTARADLTERQIDTAVRTIVSVAAQ
- the bioB gene encoding biotin synthase BioB, whose product is MDLLNTLVEKGLRREPPTREEALAVLATSDDDLLEVVAAAGKVRRQWFGRRVKLNYLVNLKSGLCPEDCSYCSQRLGSTAEILKYTWLKPEEASKAAAAGVAGGAKRVCLVASGRGPTDRDVERVSGTIKAIKEENEGVEVCACLGLLSEGQGERLRAAGADAYNHNLNTSEGTYGDITTTHTYADRVETVRHAQAAGLSACSGLIAGMGESDADLVDVVFSLRALDPDSVPVNFLIPVEGTPLAAEWNLTPQRCLRILAMTRFICPDVEVRLAGGREVQLRSMQPLALHLVNSIFLGDYLTTEGQEGKADLEMIADAGFEVEGAETTTLPEHRAGGCAAPVAAVADEPLADAAPAPARKDLVSVRRRGAGTDLAPNA